The DNA sequence AACATTTTTGGTCTATATCTCATCCTCATATGGTTGACGAACCATATTTATAAAACGTTCTTCTGTGGCTCCAAATAACTTATAATTCTTCTTAGCAGTATTCAATGACACCTTATTTGCTCCAATAATTCTATCGGGCATATTTTGAGCCACTTCATCATATTGCCAAAAGCAAACATCACAAATATCTGTAATTAATTCATTTGTATCATCAATAGTTAAGTAACCACAACATGGACATCTTTTCATAAAACTCTCTCCTTAAAATTTATTTTGGTGCATATTTTTCAATTTGCTCTAGCCAATATGCCATTCCATTTTCGGACTTAAAATAAGTGGATATTCCACCATACTCATTTATTATGCCAAACTCATTAGTCGCTGTATCATATATTTTCATGTATCTTCCCTTGTTTTATGGTTTTTCCTACAACACATCTCATGATTCCATCATATTTTCCCAACAAATACATAAGATTTTCCTTCATTTCTCGAAATGCTGTTTTTTGCATGGTGACATTAGAAAAGCTTACCTTTATATCTGCTTCTTTCGAATTTGTCTTTCCTGCCATTTTCCCCTCTACGTTTCCGCCTGTAAACGTATCTCCCTTTCTAGTTTTTCTATCTTTAATACTGTCAACTTCTTTTTCTCTATGTTTTAAAAAATAATTAAACCCTTTTATCTCATAACAAGATAAAAGGGTTTATCAACACATACATTTATTTTTTTTCTTTTTGCTCCCCTACCGATTCATGCTGTCCGGTAATAGAATAAATCACCCACTCTGCAATATTCGTGGCATGGTCGCCAATACGCTCAAAGTATTTTGCTACCATAAGGAGATCGGTTGCCTGCTCACTATGCTCTGCATTGGTTCGAATCAGTTCAATTAAGGTTGACTTTATCTCGCTGAATAAATCATCTACTACATCATCATTGTCAATCACAGACTGCGCTAACTTTAGGTCTTTCTGAACAAAAGCTTCTACACTGTGTGTTACCATCAATGTTGTTTCCATTGCCATCTGCGGAATCAATGTTAAATCTTTCACATACGGCTCATCTGCCAATGCAATGGTAATCTCTGAGATATCAGATGCCTGGTCTCCGATACGTTCCATATCTGTAATCATCTTCAACGCTGCGGAAATCAAACGAAGATCCCTTGCCACCGGCTGCTGCTGCAATAAAAGTTTCATACAAAGAGCTTCAATATCCCGCTCCTGGCGATCTACTTCCTGGTCAAAAGCAATGGCCTCTTTTGCTGCCTGCACATCTTTACGCACCAAAGCATTTACCGCTGTTTGAATTGCCTGTTCAATCAGATTTCCCATTTCGATTAACTCATTATTCAGTTGTTCTAATTGTCTGTCAAAACGATTTCTCATAATTAACCAAACCTTCCTGTAATGTAGTCTTCTGTTCTCTTATCCTGAGGAACTGAAAACATCTTTTCAGTTTCACCATGCTCTATAATTTCACCCAATAAGAAAAATACTGTCTTATCGGAAACACGGGTTGCCTGCTGCATATTATGGGTTACCATTACAATAGTATAATCCTTCTTTAACTCTATGACTAAATCCTCTATCTTAGACGTTGAAATCGGGTCTAAGGCAGAAGTTGGTTCATCCATCAGAATAACTTCAGGATTAACTGCAAGGGCACGAGCAATACAGATTCTCTGCTGCTGTCCACCGGAAAGACCTAACGCGCTCTTTTTCAAACGATCCTTTACTTCATCCCAGATAGCAGCATCTCTTAAGGACTTCTCCACAATTTCATCTAGCTTTGCCTTATTGCGAATTCCATGAGTACGAGGGCCATATGCAATATTGTCATAAACACTCATCGGAAACGGATTCGGCTTCTGAAATACCATACCAACACGCTTACGCAGTTCATTGGTATCTATATTGTGATAAATATCTGTACCATCCAGTGTCACTTCTCCGGTAATTTTACATCCTTCTACCAAATCATTCATACGATTTAAGGACTTTAATAAGGTGGACTTTCCACATCCGGAAGGTCCGATAAAAGCGGTAATCTCATTGGACAAGATTGGAAGATTTACATTTTTTAACGCATGAAAATCTCCATAATATAAGTCCAGCCCACTAATATTAATTTTAGGTGTTGGTTGTTTTATCATAACAATTCTCCTTTTTGGTTAACAACTTATACTTTCGCAATTTTCTTTGCAATACGATTTGAAATCCAGTTGATTATCATAACAATAACCAAAAGGACAACTGCAGTTGCATAGGCTTCATCTGTATGGAAACCTTCTGATGATAATGCATACATATGATAAGCAAGGGTACGTCCGGAATCCATTAACCAGGAAAGTCCTTTTCCGCTTACTACTTCTGTAACCGTTCCGGCTGTGTACATAAGAGCTGCTGTCTCACCTACGATACGCCCGATAGCAAGAATAATACCGGAAAGAATTCCGGGAACAGCTGCCGGAAGTACAATTCTGAAAATGGTACGAACCCGTCCGGCACCAAGCCCAAAGCTTCCCTCACGGTAAGAATCCGGTACGGATTTTAAAGCCTCCTCTGTGGTTCTCATAATCAATGGCAAAATCATGATTGCCAGCGTCAGTGCACCCGCCAATAGAGAAAGACGGAATTTCAATGTTGTTACAAAAAATAACATACCGAACAGACCATATACAATAGAAGGAATACCAGACAAAGTCTCTGCTGTAATTCTTACGACCTTTACAATCTTATTTCCTTTTTTCGCATATTCCACCATATAAATAGCTGAACCAATTCCAATAGGCACTGCTACAATTAGAGTAACAATGGTAATCAAAAGCGTATTAATCAGCGCCGGCATCAGCGATACATTCTCACTGTTATATTCCCATGCAAAAAGACTTGGCTTGATATGTGGAATTCCATTCCAGAGGATATATACAATAAGGAAAATCAATGCGGAAAAAGTAATGAGCGCCGCCCCCATTACCAGGATATACAATATCCAGGACAAAGGACCACGTTTTCCTTTGCTAATTTTCTGGTCTTTCATGCTTCATTCCTCCTATTCAAAATGGAAAACAGCAAGTTGATAATTAAAATAAATACAAATAATACGACACCGGTAGCAATTAATGCCTGTCTATGTAAGTCTGCCGCATATCCCATCTCGATTACAATATTTGCAGTAAGTGTACGCACTCCCTGGAAAATACTATTCGGAATACGCGCCTGATTTCCAGCTACCATAATAACTGCCATAGTTTCTCCGATTGCACGTCCGACTCCCAAGATAACACCTGCCATAATACCAGACTTTGCAGCCGGAACTACAGTAAAAAACACACTTCTTTCATGTGTTGCTCCAAGTGCCAACGCTCCCTCATAATAGCTTTCCGGCACAGCACGGATTGCTGATTCACTAACTCCAATAATTGTTGGAAGAATCATCAGTCCCAGCAACAATGAAGCTGTCAAAATACTGGTTCCGCTACATCCTAACTTTGAAAACAGTCCACGCATAAAAGGCACTAATACCACCAGACCAAAGAATCCATATACAACGGAAGGAATCCCCGCAAGAAGGTCTACGGCAGCTTTTAGTGGACCATATATTTTCGGTGGACAAAAATGTGCCATAAAAACTGCTGTTAAAATACCAATTGGCACACCTACAATAATTGCTCCTGCAGTGATATAGAGACTTCCGATAATCATAGGAAAAATTCCAAAAGACGCCGGAGAATTATTTGGTGCCCATTTTGTTCCTGTCAAAAATGAGAAAAAACCAATTTCCTTCATAGCCGGTATTCCATTTGCAAATAGGAATACACAAATCAGCAGAACCGCCAAAATAGAGGTAAGTGCTGCTATGAAAAAAATAACATGTGCAAAATTTTCTTTTAATTTTCGCATAATTACTCCTTCATTTTTTTGTGGTTGAAAGGGACTGCTATCAGTAGCAGTCCCTTTCAGGGTTGGGATATCAAATAAAGGTGAACCTGGTAATTTTACCAAGTGGTTGTTTCACCTGTGAAGATTGCCTTAACTTCGTCTGCTGTCATTTCGTCAACAGTGTTTTCATTATTTACTACTACTGCAATACCGTCAATTGCGATAACAGTAGGTGTTAAAGAGCTTTCGCTATCTTTTAATTCTCTGGAAGCCATTCCGATATCAGCTGTTCCATCCATTGCTGCCTGTAAACCTGTGGTAGAATCGCTCTGGTTGATTTCGATTTCTACATCTGGATTTACTTTTTCATAAGCTTCTTTTAATTTTTCCATAACCGGTGTTACTGAAGAAGAACCAGCGATTACAACTTTTCCGGAAACTCCGGTGCTTTCGAAGCTTTCCGCATTATCAACAGATGCAATATATCCTTTTTCTTCTACTACTTTCTGTCCTTCTGCACTTAAGATAAAGTTGATGAAATCCTGAGCTGCATCACTTGGAGCTCCGTTTGTTGCAATGTTAAATGGTCTGGAGATTTTATATGTACCACTCTTGATATTATCTACAGTAGCTTCTGCTCCATCAATCTTTAATGCCTTTACTTCGTCACTTAAAGAACCAAGAGATACATATCCGATTGCATTTGGGTCACCTGCAACATTAGATAAAACGATTTCTGTACTGTTTGCAATTACAGCTTCTTCTGTAGTATGGTCAACCTTATTTCCTGCATCATCTTTTTCTTCAATTCCGAATAATTCAATGAATGCACCTCTTGTTCCTGAACCATCCTCACGAGATACAACAGTAATTGGTCCAGTTACACCTGATGCGTCTGTCTCTTCTTCCTCGTCTGCATTGTCTTCTGCATTTGCATCATTTTCTGTGTTTGCCTTGTTGTTTGCTGCTGCATTGTTTTCAGAACCACACCCAACCATTGCGGTAGCTGTCATTGCAGTAATCATAAGAGCTACGATGAATTTTTTCATAATCTTTTTCTTCCTCTCTTTTTTCATACTATATTCATTTTCTCAGCCGTTCTCTCGACTGCAAGAATGAGTATAAGAGGGTAAAGTAAAATATATACACCAATTAATGAAAAATTCTTGTAAAATCTTTGCAAAGAAAACGGAAAGATTACACTTTCAACATGCAAAAAAAAACAGCAGGAATACTGAAAGAATCATATTTCCTGCTGCTAATTCCACTCTTTTAGTCTTTCTTGTATTGTTCAAGACTTTCTTCTCTG is a window from the Roseburia sp. 499 genome containing:
- the pstA gene encoding phosphate ABC transporter permease PstA encodes the protein MKDQKISKGKRGPLSWILYILVMGAALITFSALIFLIVYILWNGIPHIKPSLFAWEYNSENVSLMPALINTLLITIVTLIVAVPIGIGSAIYMVEYAKKGNKIVKVVRITAETLSGIPSIVYGLFGMLFFVTTLKFRLSLLAGALTLAIMILPLIMRTTEEALKSVPDSYREGSFGLGAGRVRTIFRIVLPAAVPGILSGIILAIGRIVGETAALMYTAGTVTEVVSGKGLSWLMDSGRTLAYHMYALSSEGFHTDEAYATAVVLLVIVMIINWISNRIAKKIAKV
- the pstC gene encoding phosphate ABC transporter permease subunit PstC, giving the protein MRKLKENFAHVIFFIAALTSILAVLLICVFLFANGIPAMKEIGFFSFLTGTKWAPNNSPASFGIFPMIIGSLYITAGAIIVGVPIGILTAVFMAHFCPPKIYGPLKAAVDLLAGIPSVVYGFFGLVVLVPFMRGLFSKLGCSGTSILTASLLLGLMILPTIIGVSESAIRAVPESYYEGALALGATHERSVFFTVVPAAKSGIMAGVILGVGRAIGETMAVIMVAGNQARIPNSIFQGVRTLTANIVIEMGYAADLHRQALIATGVVLFVFILIINLLFSILNRRNEA
- a CDS encoding substrate-binding domain-containing protein; this encodes MKKFIVALMITAMTATAMVGCGSENNAAANNKANTENDANAEDNADEEEETDASGVTGPITVVSREDGSGTRGAFIELFGIEEKDDAGNKVDHTTEEAVIANSTEIVLSNVAGDPNAIGYVSLGSLSDEVKALKIDGAEATVDNIKSGTYKISRPFNIATNGAPSDAAQDFINFILSAEGQKVVEEKGYIASVDNAESFESTGVSGKVVIAGSSSVTPVMEKLKEAYEKVNPDVEIEINQSDSTTGLQAAMDGTADIGMASRELKDSESSLTPTVIAIDGIAVVVNNENTVDEMTADEVKAIFTGETTTW
- the pstB gene encoding phosphate ABC transporter ATP-binding protein PstB — its product is MIKQPTPKINISGLDLYYGDFHALKNVNLPILSNEITAFIGPSGCGKSTLLKSLNRMNDLVEGCKITGEVTLDGTDIYHNIDTNELRKRVGMVFQKPNPFPMSVYDNIAYGPRTHGIRNKAKLDEIVEKSLRDAAIWDEVKDRLKKSALGLSGGQQQRICIARALAVNPEVILMDEPTSALDPISTSKIEDLVIELKKDYTIVMVTHNMQQATRVSDKTVFFLLGEIIEHGETEKMFSVPQDKRTEDYITGRFG
- a CDS encoding CPCC family cysteine-rich protein — translated: MKRCPCCGYLTIDDTNELITDICDVCFWQYDEVAQNMPDRIIGANKVSLNTAKKNYKLFGATEERFINMVRQPYEDEI
- the phoU gene encoding phosphate signaling complex protein PhoU, with product MRNRFDRQLEQLNNELIEMGNLIEQAIQTAVNALVRKDVQAAKEAIAFDQEVDRQERDIEALCMKLLLQQQPVARDLRLISAALKMITDMERIGDQASDISEITIALADEPYVKDLTLIPQMAMETTLMVTHSVEAFVQKDLKLAQSVIDNDDVVDDLFSEIKSTLIELIRTNAEHSEQATDLLMVAKYFERIGDHATNIAEWVIYSITGQHESVGEQKEKK